The nucleotide window CAGTGTGCTCCTGGTGAttcgttgggctgaccgcaccacccactggagagccctgtggttgcggatggtgcagttgccgtaccaggcggggatacagcctgacaggatgctctcaatggtgcatctgtaaaagtttgtttcccaaaaccatcgttattaacgttgcacttgaaaatgcTCGTAATCTAACGTCTGCCTCAGACTACTggtagaacagctaagtgcgtcgttagaaTTGAAGAATAGAATCACATCGTTTATCCATCTCTATGTGACCATCAAATagaaagttgccaatgtctttgcaattgatacaaacaagcgaTGTAAAAATGATGCCTCAAATGAAAATCGAGATGAccacattaaaatataaacagtaggctatactgccctacaaaggcaaaacaCATTAACTCCGACAACAGGGAAACTGAGAAAAATTGCTTTAAAGTTGTTTTGCTAGCCAGCCAAATATGTTGAAGATAAGTGATTTTTGCCCTCATGCGTCACTCCAACAACGCTCCGACCGTTCTcgctgcgtggtgttttgggaaacgcatgttacatcttcggccatTATAGGAAAGATGCATCATTAAAAACACTCTAAGcctaagcctaaattccatcgctatcaGGAAACCGGGCCCCGGGCATTACGGGTAAACTGTTATCCCTACTAGTATACTAGCTTAACGACAGAGATACACTGCACACATCATTTTGTAACTATAGCAGTCATTATCATTACATAACCAACGTTATAGAGCTCTATTTACTGATGGGTCGGTCGCGAACAAACTCTTTTTGAACAGCTCTTTTTGGTGAATGTCGGGAACCGAATCACCTAGGCAAGCCTGCCAACGATTTATTAAATCTGAAGATGGTAAATCACTCCACATCCTGCAGGTAGTGGTGATCAAGAGCCTCATTCTGGTCCGCACTCATTTATGTAGTGCATTTAATTAATATCTTCATTTTTGTGTAGGGGGTCTACTGTTTTGTACAGGTAAAATGTATTTGAACTCGCATTGCACAATCTGAAAAAATTGTAGTCTACTTTTTAAAACCTAACTTTGGATATTAACATTATTTTCATACCGATAGTTTTATGGAAATGTTTTAACGAAGAGCTATTTGGGAGCCAAATGAATGGCTCTTAAAGAGCCAAATAATCAGTTTTACCGGAAGGACTCTGCCCACCAATACAAGTGCATAGCACAGTCTATGCTGCATACTATGCACGTGGTACTTGGGGGGAAAAGTGTGGAGAATCTGAGAATACCCTACGATCACCCCTGGAGTTGAGTAGCCCTGCTTATGGCTTTACAAAATATACCCTGCCCTAAATTTTACAACTTCACTTTgattttaagtggaagaactcaAGTTTgattttaagtggaagaactcaAGAAGAGATGGGACTCTCTCCGAACTCAACATACACAATATAAAAATAATACCTCCCCTGAAGAAAGAACAGAGGCGAAAATGTATCATTGACAAGCTGCAGTTTTTAGACATGCAGTGCCTCATCTGTCATTTTACCTCAATGGCTCAAAATTCATGGTTTGTGTCTAGCAATTAACAGAGAAGTCCATCGTCAGAAGATTATTATCCAGGTGAGAGCAATGGTAGTGGTGAGGCGCTGTCAGAGGTGGAGGTCCCACTGGACGATGTAGATTCTTTCaatggtgagtcgctctggataagagcgtctgctaaatgactaaaatgtaaaatgtaaatcaaaatcCCCCACTGCcgttaaaaaataagaaaatgtgTAAACAGCCTCCGAGAAGCAGCCTGTGATGAGGATGACATTTCGCTTTACGTCATCCATCCAAGAGTTCTTATGCAGTTTCAGAACCAAATAGACCAAATAGACAAAGCTAGATGCCTCAGAAGAACCACAATGGAATAGGGTCCTCTTTCCAGCTAAGAAAGCCTTGCCACTGACTTGCATGTGCCTGTAGTGCGCACAGACAGTCATCCGATATGTTGGTTAAAGCACCTTTTTAATCTCATATGACAAAATAATTGGCATTTGCTCAAGGCTGTaactttttattttctttaaaaaaaaaaaaaaatctgaatcaAACAATTTAAATCTTCAGCGTCCTTCCTTTGATAGCAGAGGTATGATTTCAGTCTAGACAGACAATGGAGTTGAAAAACAATGATTCTAAGAATGTAGCTATGCCATTGGAGACTACTGGTAGTCTGCAGCTTGTCACTCAGAGTAAATGTCACAGTCAAGAAAACATGGTTGATTCTctaaagttgtatttttttaaatacttgAATTCTCTAATGTGGAACTGGCATGTTAACTGTGTGACATCTGCCTTCTCTGCTGTCCAGTTTGTGGTCTGCAATTATTAATATTTTGTGTAAATGTCTGAGATCCTCAGAGTAGGTCTGCGATGAGGCCGTTGTCCCCCCTCAGGTGCCGATTTTGCACAGTCACTGGAATCTTCGCCTTAGCTGTCCGTAGAGAGAAGAAAGGGTGCAAACATGTTAACATTGTATGGACCAATGCAATCATAACATGTTACTTAAGAAGGGATTCCTTTCCTACATCTATTAATGGAGAAGTATGGACTAGTACATGAATAATAATGCTAAGACTCACCCGCCTTTGACTCATGGGGAATGTTATGTTGAGTGAGAAGAGCTTGCAATCTCGCAATCTCTTCACTCTGTTTACGGACGTCCTGTATAAAACAAGCATCCGTAGaaatttaaataaatacaacttTTCAATGACATGTCATGTATATGGATAGCTAGACTAGAGCATTAGCTGAAAGCTCTAAATGTCGGGGCTTCCATTACTACTCATGGTCACAAGTGGTTTTGGATTCTCTCCAGTGAACTTACCTCATTGCATTTCTGCAAGGAATCATGTGTCTTTGAGGTAGTTGTGATCTCCGGCTTCTCCTTTACCTTTTGGCTCTTTAGGAAACCAGCATCCTCAAAAATATCCCTCAGTATATTATTGTAGCCCTGTAATACACATTTACACGTTAGAGGACTTCTTAAGCGCTTTCCAGACAGGAAGCGAAACTCCGGAGTGGATATCGCCCAAATTGGCTTTCATGTGCACGAGCACCGCCGACCACTCCGCCTGGATAGAATTCCACCCCCCGCCTCATTGAAAATGAATAGGCCACCCCGCCTGCCGCTTTCTGTCTGCGAGCACCTTTACACTCCTGTGTATTCCAACACTCATATATGTGCTATGACAGGGCAATGTCAATGCTTTATCAGGACCCATGTTAGTAAGTAACGTCGTACCTGCTCAGTAATGAGGTTCTCATAGAGGGCTTGTTCGGCTTCATCCCATTCCATCTGCAGCTTGTCACTCAGAGTTGGGTACACTTGATGAGAGGACACAAGTGTGACTCAGAACGCAAACAAGCACCATCTTAAATGTTCATATAAGAGTCCCTGCTTTTGTTTGTCTTACCTAAGAGAGAATGCGGGTGGCATACAAGTGGGGTCTCAAAGgttagagaatacacacaggtaGTGGGCTCTGACACTTGAGCCAACTTGCTACTTCCACCGCAGGTCAGAATGACCTAGtgaaacaagaaaaaatatttccACCAAGAACAGTAACAGCAACATTCAACTCTACGATGTCTTTAAAGGCCTTTCACAAAGCTTGCTGACTGGGTAGTGCACGTTATactcttgtagctcagttggtagagcatggcgcttgcaacgccagggttgtgggttcgattcccacggggggccagtatgaaaaatgtatgcactcattaactgtaagtcgctctggataagagcgtctgctaaatgacgtaaatgtaaatgtactactcACAAACGCTCACCAATCCTGCTTTGTAAGTTGGCCTCTGGAAGGAATGAGCACAAGCAATGTATTACCTTTGTTCTCCTATTTTCATTCCCACAGGCATCTCCTTCTCTCATCCACATGGCCAAAAAGGTGTTGTTCACAATCTCCCACTCCTGCCAGATTCTGTTGGAAAGACAAAGGGTGTAAATGTTGAATGGAAATAATGTATTCATAGGATAACATGCTTCAATGAATCTAATTCACCTGATAAGATGAGTGCAGTTTGAAATTGTGTTGTGGAGGATCCACTCACCCCAGTATGCCACTGTAAGCATTCCACCTGAATGACTGCTCATGCTGGGTGATGTTGTGGAATGGACAGAATTCATATTTATACCTAAACAAAATAACAACAGAGATGTATTCTCAGATATACCTTTTATCTACACATGTCATCTAGCAGCTTTGACTAACGTTGAATCAACCAATTGGAAAACTGGTACAGAGAAGAAATATGTCCTAAACAGTTTGATCGAAACTTTGCCATAAAGTTCTCACTGCAGCAGATAGGTGTTGATTTTGTAGGTGCTCAGTTGCCCAGTACTTACGTGGACTCTATGTAACTGTAGCACTTTCCTGCTAGTCGGTGGAGATGTGCTGGTCCTACAAGAAAGGATTAGCAATGTTATGAAAAGAGCACAAGTAAAAAGCAGGGCTGTATGTATACTGAATACAGTGCTAGGTATGGTCATACTGAATACAGTGCTAGGTATGGTCATACTGAATGCAGTGCTAGGAATGGTCAGTTTAGACAGACAGGgaatctacaggtaactgccaatataaaggaaacacttgagtaaattagggatacaaagtatattgaaagcaggtatttgtatttgtatttattatggatcccattagctgagcagctactcttcctggggtct belongs to Coregonus clupeaformis isolate EN_2021a chromosome 1, ASM2061545v1, whole genome shotgun sequence and includes:
- the gnptg gene encoding N-acetylglucosamine-1-phosphotransferase subunit gamma isoform X1; protein product: MYYTSTTILHLLWICLLCLTLLSPYSFAGKMKIVEEPNTFGLNNPFLAQGSRLQPKVTPGPVSGPAHLHRLAGKCYSYIESTYKYEFCPFHNITQHEQSFRWNAYSGILGIWQEWEIVNNTFLAMWMREGDACGNENRRTKVILTCGGSSKLAQVSEPTTCVYSLTFETPLVCHPHSLLVYPTLSDKLQMEWDEAEQALYENLITEQGYNNILRDIFEDAGFLKSQKVKEKPEITTTSKTHDSLQKCNEDVRKQSEEIARLQALLTQHNIPHESKAAKAKIPVTVQNRHLRGDNGLIADLL
- the gnptg gene encoding N-acetylglucosamine-1-phosphotransferase subunit gamma isoform X2; amino-acid sequence: MAVLNSTGMSGYGKKRPAHLHRLAGKCYSYIESTYKYEFCPFHNITQHEQSFRWNAYSGILGIWQEWEIVNNTFLAMWMREGDACGNENRRTKVILTCGGSSKLAQVSEPTTCVYSLTFETPLVCHPHSLLVYPTLSDKLQMEWDEAEQALYENLITEQGYNNILRDIFEDAGFLKSQKVKEKPEITTTSKTHDSLQKCNEDVRKQSEEIARLQALLTQHNIPHESKAAKAKIPVTVQNRHLRGDNGLIADLL